The segment CGTAGCCCATCGAGGCGGCGCTCGGGATGCCGGCGGCGATGATCGTGGCCTGCTGCCCCGGGACAATCTTCGAGACGCTGCCGAACTTGACGCTGCTGACGTACTTGGTGCCGTCGGCCAGGACGACGATGCCGTCGTTCCCTCCTTCGGCGGCATGCTCGGTGCGGACGAGCTTGCCATTTGAATCGAAAGTCAGCACGGCGTTGTCACCGACGTTGACCACCACCACGTTGCCATCCTGGTCAATCGCCACACCGTTGGGCAGCGCCAGCGGCTTGCCTTCGACAAAGCTCGAGACGTCGCCCGACGGCGTGATCTTGTAAACGCACTCCGGCGGCCGCGTGTTCGAGACAAAGATCGTGCCATCCTTGGTCACGGCAATGCCGTTGAGGAACGTGGAGCCCGGCACCGGGTACGCGCGGCCCGGCTGGCCCGTGGCCAAGTCGAACGTGCGGACGGTGTCGATGTCGGCCGTGTACAGTGTGCCCCCTTGGATGCAGCTACCCAAGGGATGATTCAACGTCAGCCCGTCGCGCGTGGCGCCGATCCATTTGGCCGTGTGAACCGTGCCATCGGGGTTCAACAGCGAGACATAGCCATCGTTCGGCTCCTGCTTCTCTGTCACGCCAGCGTTCATCACCACGATCAAGTTGCGCGTGGGATCGTAGGTGACGCTTTCAGCAAAGCGGAAGCTGCCATAGACCTTGACGTTGCTGGTCAGCGGGACGAACTGCCCCGCTTCGTTCACCGAGCCCAGCGGCTTACCCGCTTGAAACGCCTTGGACTTGGCCGCCGGCGCTAGCTGTTGAGCAAGCGCGGCTCCACCACCCAACAACACCATCGTGACGAGTGCAACAGCGAACATTTTCATGAGTGCGCTACTTTCTGATTGGCAAGGTTGTTATTCAACTCGGAATCGATCTGCCGTCGAGACCACTGCCGCGACGCTGAACGCTTATGATCTTATGTAAGGGCGAATGTTGTATAGGCGTGTCCTGGTGGCTTGTCAAGAAATGCACGGTGGCAACCGCAAACTATCCATCGCGCGCGGAATTGGCTGGCGTGTTGGCTCGGATCAAACGCCGGCAAAGGATTGTCGCTCGCTCTCGCCAAATACGCGATCTCTTAACCGCGGCCGACGAACGGCATTTGCGTGGCCATGATCGTGACGAACAGCATGTTGGCGTCGAGCGGCAAGCCGGCCATGTGTAGCA is part of the Planctomycetota bacterium genome and harbors:
- a CDS encoding SMP-30/gluconolactonase/LRE family protein, producing MKMFAVALVTMVLLGGGAALAQQLAPAAKSKAFQAGKPLGSVNEAGQFVPLTSNVKVYGSFRFAESVTYDPTRNLIVVMNAGVTEKQEPNDGYVSLLNPDGTVHTAKWIGATRDGLTLNHPLGSCIQGGTLYTADIDTVRTFDLATGQPGRAYPVPGSTFLNGIAVTKDGTIFVSNTRPPECVYKITPSGDVSSFVEGKPLALPNGVAIDQDGNVVVVNVGDNAVLTFDSNGKLVRTEHAAEGGNDGIVVLADGTKYVSSVKFGSVSKIVPGQQATIIAAGIPSAASMGYDSKQHQLIIPMNPNNAVAFIKLNR